The sequence below is a genomic window from Eleginops maclovinus isolate JMC-PN-2008 ecotype Puerto Natales chromosome 20, JC_Emac_rtc_rv5, whole genome shotgun sequence.
CAGAAATTAGAATTTTAGTTTGctgattaaatgtaatgttaatgcTAATAGTACAAATGTTTGGTAAAACATTTTGCGTCATTTTACTAAGGTGCTCTAGAAACGTTTTGACCCTTTTACTTGTTTACTCACTTATTTGCTAGACTTATTTCGCTAATTGCTTAGTTCATTATTTTCACATGCAATCTGTATGCTGAAGAAGTtacaataaatacttttttctttcttttgtagacatttggtattttttcaattcatttagTCTCTTATCCTTTTAGATAGATCCTCTCACTTCCCACTGATACATACAGCTGGTTTCACGCAGAGGCTTAACCGTATGTCTAGAAGAACTTAAACCCATCTACGTCCAACAACTGTGTAAAGTAGCTTTACCATTACAGTGCTCACATCCTCACAGACAGAGCGTAATGTGTCAGCTTAACATCTCGATATGCACATCAAagaaacatgtactgtacacaaAGTACATTCATGAGACAGATAAACAAAGAGATACATATTTAAGCATGTGCTGCCCTCTTGTGGATGCTACATGATAAGTAGCTAACCTgcattataatgtttttatagcTGTCAACAATTATAAAACGCAAGGGTAATAGCAAAGCagcatatttataaatgtatttaacataaAAGCTAAAACTTCACATACAAATCAAGTGCACTATTTTGAGTCACATTAAGACAGCACCATTTTTATTATGGCCAAAAATGACAGTTCAATTTGGGTTATTTCaccaaaaatgtgttcaaataaaaaacaagtcagGATGATTCCCTGATTAAATTTCTTTCACTTAATATATGAAttcacaaatgcaaaaaaagagaaagatgaatCGATTATTTAGGATCCTGTTCGTCACAGATTTATCAGTAATCGGAAAAATGATAAGCTAATACAATATGTACAATAATCTTGCAGCAGTTGCTCAGTACATATTTGACATTCACTGCATATTTCACAGTCTGTTCAGGCAGCTCTATTAGTCTGGATCTCAGATAACATTTTTGAGGAATATAACAACCCTTTACAATTTCTTCCAAATAGTTTTTGCCAATAACATACCACACtcaaaaagcagaaacagcGATTTCAGTTATTAAGTGCCTGCTCCACTAATGCTCAGAGACATAAAGAGAACAGAAATGTCATTTCTCATTAAAACTGAAGTCtgaaaaaagttataaaatgtttctttctgaGAATATCTGCTGGAATGGAAGACGTTCTCTATGAAATGGGATATATGAAGGCACTTTCATTGGTTTACTGTACAACCACCACAAGAGTTCATGAGCAGCTAGAATAAGGTACCGTAGGTTTAAGACGAGCAGGTCAGGTCACCGTTTCTCCTGAGAGACACAGCGGAAACCGAGATTAGAGGCTGCACTGTCTGGAGTGTTCTGGCTACGAGCAGCACATCGGTATCTATAACAGTAAGACTggagaaggaaataaaaacagcatgaaaATTATTGTGAAAACATTCCTTTTTTCTCAGCAATGGAACCTGCTTGTCTACagtatattaaacattttcatcCTGTAAAACAAACCAAGCCTATATTTGTAGGTAGCCTATACTTATTTTTCATGCAATTAGTCACATTTCCATGGCAACTGGCAAACAGGTGTTGTCACCAGTGGGCGGCTCAAATGGTGTTGCAGAAAAAGTACTTCATGCATTAATAGAAGCTATCTTTTCCTCTCCAAATTCAAAACAGGCAGATCATCACTGATTAAGGGACTGTGCATACACTAGCACAGAAACTACTGTAGTGTCAGATATCAGGAGGAAACGAGTTCTCTGTAATCTAACAGGTCGACAGTCACTTGCTTTGAAACATATTTGCAAAACTAGccagaaatgttttgtattcaaTTATCTACTCGCATCACACAATACTGTATTGCACATCTAAACACCTAATAAACCATTTTAACTGTtcaaacaactttttttatttcatgtttgatAAGAAAATGGATTTTATAGCTATATAGCATAACAAGCATTAAAGTAGTGGTCTACTTTACCTTGTGGCACATGTATGAGCCTCCCTTCTTCACCTTGTCTGTGCCTGACGAAGGACCCATCTGAAGGAGAGAGAAGTTATGAGATATTAGCTCAAAAACTAAACCTGAAGAACTTAAAAGCACAAAAAGGTAACGTGTTTTACTGGGTTTTGTTGTTGATCTGTGGTGTGATGCACATTCCACCAGTCTGAGGTCCATTCCCATGCATTTCCCACCATGTCATGCAGACCGAAACCATTGGCTGGAAAGGACATCACCTGCAATGAGAGTAAGACACATGTTTAagaattttatttaaaacacgtTTGTATGTTTGACAGAATGAGCAGGTTCCTCATTCAGGGAACTTTCTATGACTTAATCCACACATACAGATCATCTAGTGTTGAACTAGATTTCTGGTAGTTCAATCTGTTTTTATCCATACCTATTGCCAAGCTGCTAAAATGAGATGGCtattacactgttacatttgtATTAGTATAATCAGAAAAGTCCCTTTTCAGGTAGTGGGATCAGAAAAAATGCAGTTTCCTTCAGAAGCGTATACTGTACCATTTAAGAATCTGAGTGCATTTGTTCATGATTGATACCTTTAAATCGGGGCAATGAACTTCTAATGATAAACAAAGAGATTGGATTAACATTATGTAATGGTTTTGCATCTGATCTTCTGGTAGGACTCAATTAACTCCTGAGATgagcttttttttccaaaaacgTTCCTTTCGGGTAGCTTCTAAAGGCAGTGGCTCTATAACAAACCTGATTCCAGTTTTGTGACAATTGCCTATAAGCCCAGTCACTCACATTCTTTCATAACCTGAAATATGTTGCAGTTTCAACACATCCATAACTATATCatctttccctctttcctttttttgtcttaccGGTGAAGTCTGAATGTATCCATCCTCTGCAGAGTTATGGTTGGGGAAATCCCCCTGCCATAGGTTGGCATAGTGTAGTCCTTTCGGGTTTAAGTTGTTTCCCCAGGGGTAAAGTCTACATGAAAGGGCAGTCCATCAAGGTATTGACATGGGACAAACTGTATGAGAAACACATCACATTGGAAGCATATTGGCGTATTTTAGTCATATAATGAGTAAGTATTTTACCTGTCTTTAAGGCCGCCTCTGCAAGCGTACTCCCATTCTGCCTCTGTAGGTAGTCTCCTGTTGGCCCAGGAGCAATAGGCAACTGCATCGCCCAGGACACATGTAGAACAGGATGGTCCTGCCTACACCAAAACAGGTTTAGATTTAGTTACTGGGGTTGTATTTGGTTTACTTAATATAAAGAACAATGATAAAGAAACCAAAGAAGtagcttttgaaaataaatattcaaaagttTCACATGTATGTTTTCAAATCTGTCTACAGCAATGATGCCATGCCTTTATATCCATTAAAATGACTTTTGGTTGTTGGAACTCAACCTACTTGTCCACAACGGTTGTAATGAAATACTTTCTTACTGTGAATCCGGTGTAagtgatacaaaataaaatccacaaTCCTCGCTCTgtgtaaataatgcattttgacGTCCAAGTAAAGCTTACAGTAGGCTCCAGCAGTCTGAGTTGGATTATTAAGTAGATTTCATCcaattatatatacagtatttatcaaGTTCCCAATTCCCCCACgtttctttaaaataacaaattcaGGGACGGCTGTTGATAAGGCTTGCAGGTCAAAAAGAGTTCAGGAACAGCAGCCCCCTCAGTTTTATGGGACAGCAAGTCAGGAGCCAATCAGCTACTTGGAATGGTTAAGTGGTATATTGGCTTGTTTGGTTTGGTAGTTTTTGTCTGCCAGTTCACTCCAGAGAGTTTGATGGATATATGTgaggtaaatgtttttttgctgGCTATATAAGAGGGTAACAATATGTGGGTCTGCTTTTATTGCATCCATTGTCAAAATATGATTAAACTAATtgaatttgcattttgtttcatatataattgtatttatagtGGTAATGTCTGTTATTTCCTGTTCTACAAATCAAGTGTTAACCCTTTCCGCCTTCTAGTAAAGAATAAGGAgttttgaagtgtgtttttgtgaattcTTACCATTACACCTCAGTAAGTACGAATTCCATCAGTGACTTTTATTATGAGGTTCAAAACACTATTGAATAGGGACACAATGAGAAGTTAAGCTAAACTTGGAAGAGAGTCAATTTTATTCCCTATCACTTAGACTGGAAGCTCATCCAAGGCCAGCATGGAGATGAACAACAAACTATTTTAGGGTTTCAGGGATATAAAAGGTGTCTTTCTACCTGTCTGTGATGTTGGAGTCTGGACCATTAGGGTGCTTCCAGTTGGCACCTTTGACTGGAagccaccagggggcagcaGCCACCTGAAAACAGAGTGATATAGatataatgtttttctttcatactATTCATTCCATTTTCTCTTAGATATACACTTCATTTGGAATTCGCTTATGTCCACAGATTTGCAATGGTACTAATGGTTTCCAATCTGCCACATTAAAGGGGACCCAGCACTTTCCCTGCCACATGACAGCCGAGATGAAGCATTCAATACTCTGCTATCTGGTTTACATCTGTGAGAGGGCTGCTGTCCTAAGGCTCTCTGCGAAGATTCCCAAGACTCTTAAATAAGAGAATTAAGTTTGATTAAGTTTTTGGGCATATATTAACATATAGATATTCAAACATACCATGGTGCAGGGAATTAACCAGAAATGCACTTGGAGAGCTAAGATCTCTGACACGGCCGTTTCCTAagtgaaaataatgttttcGTCAGTCCCTTGATTGGGATCGGACAAAACATTTTATGTGTTGTTCTTTGCCCAAGCAACACCCGCGCACCGAGTTCAATGAAGattttccaaaaaaacaaaaaacactgaaaacatgaCCTCCTAAGTGGCCCCTGTGCCATTTTATCAAACATTTCAtgataaaaaatcatttaagtATATTATGCCTTTGACAGGAAGCAGTATGAAACTGTTAACCCatcaatgtttaaataattaGATAAATATCTTAAATCACTCTCTgcttctcactctctctcttttctcactgGTAGGGTTTGAGCAACTTCACAATAGAACAACATCTTTTACTGCCAACAGCTATTACATTAGgtgtaaataaacaatacttcacctatttgaaaaaatgtataacGTTACCACACTGCAACATACTTTTGAACACAGGGTATAACACTGTGATAAATCTGGAAGACaataaaaagagtagaaaatgtaaaatatatttcgCCCCACATTTatcattcatttgaaattaTGTATGGTGTACATGTGTCCTGATGAAAACAATGAATTATCAAGGTGTACACATGTCAGAAGTTTTCCCACAGGGCTGCAAAAGGATGAGGCCAATAATCATGGCACTAACAATGCTTTATCTGGATGTAGCACAAAAAGTGAGCAGTTGAATAACTGTACTTACAGCTTGGGTGATTTGGTTTTTTACACTTTCGCTCAAAATCCCCTCAAACACAAATGAGTCTCCGAAGTTCTCTGCCTAAAAATACAAGGATAAAAAACATCATGAGCAAAGGTGCCATAAATCATAACAtaataacactgaaacatcactGTCAAATAACGATTGGTTtgattaatttaattttaattaattcaaaaaCACAGCTTATGGATTAATCTTTACACACATACCTCAGTTAAGTATCCTGTGGCATTGACAAAGTTCTGAAACTGTTGATTTGTCACTTCCTGGATCTCCATGTAGAAGGAGTCCACGTGCACCGGTCTCTGAGGGCCCTCGCCATCTGCAGGGATGGCTGGGTTGTCTGTTCCCATCAGGAACACTCCTCCATAAATCAGCACCATCTGTATGCATTAACAGACTTGTGAATATCTTCTTTTTACAGAAAAGTAACAGAATTAAAACTGATACTTTGAAAAGCCTGGGAATCTAATTTATTCTAAGTGCAAATATCTATACGAGAGCAAACCACTCGATTCACAATGTCTCCATAAGCttcaaaaagacaaaatcaaacaatacaGTTTGATACAGTATCAAAAGCAATAGAGGGACAAATAATTAAGAGATAAAATCTTGTaattaaatgaatcaaatatcTTAGGAGAGGATACCCTTATTTGGTTACTGTTCATATATAGCCCAAAAACAGATTGTCAGTTGGCTATTTACATTTCTGCAATTCAAATGCAGTGTAAATGCAACTTTAAAGTTTGCTATTTTTCTTCCAATGTTTCCTACATGGTGGCCACAGATGTGACCTacatttaatgactttgtaCTGTGCAGGGCCCATCATGagttttttgggtttttttaaccCAGGGAACCCACAAGGATCTAACCAAAGCCAAAACTAACAATCCCATTGGCGAAGCTTCTTAAAGGAACACACTGGAGCAAAACCACCGTATCTTCCTCAGAACCAGCGTAAAGTATCTATATTtaacaaggaaaataaataactaatgtTGTCTACTGATGTCAACGAGAACGCCAACATGCCGTCTTTCTCTTAAACAGTTTAAACAGAAAGAGTGTTTTATTGGTTACATCTGTTACATGTTTTCTATGTCAAAGGACAAAAGTGATGACTTACCTGACTGAGTAGATTCTCCTCATCTCCCtgagcctcctgcagcctctcATTGGCGCTTCTTGAGTATTTGTGAGCTGGGTCTGCAGACACCGTGCTGTCCTCCACAGGCTGCATAGCAGCGGCTCTCTTCAGTTTCTCACAGCCGCAACTAGTTGCTCCCTGGGACTGAGCCCCGCCTGACTCATGAGCACAAAACACTTCgtacacacaacaaaaaatgaaaaacaaggcAAAACATCGCACCATCTTTGCAGACACGGCTCAAGTTCCGCTCATGTTGTTGATACTCTTACTTCCGCAAAGTCACGTGATCAGTCAGCTGGTTGCAGTGTAAGAAAAAGTAACTCTTTCCTGCCCGGAGTGAATATTTCTTGttaacttttaattaaaaaggtaatTAAATTGCAAACTATGAGTAGGGCTCAAGAACACAGGAAATGCTGTTGTttagaagtaaataaaaataacttcttaaaaaaaaaccgTTTAATACTTGTTCAAAACCACAAGTGGTGCTGTTTGACGGTTTATTTAGTCAAATACTTTTTC
It includes:
- the sumf1 gene encoding LOW QUALITY PROTEIN: formylglycine-generating enzyme (The sequence of the model RefSeq protein was modified relative to this genomic sequence to represent the inferred CDS: inserted 1 base in 1 codon), which encodes MVRCFALFFIFCCVYEVFCAHESGGAQSQGATSCGCEKLKRAAAMQPVEDSTVSADPAHKYSRSANERLQEAQGDEENLLSQMVLIYGGVFLMGTDNPAIPADGEGPQRPVHVDSFYMEIQEVTNQQFQNFVNATGYLTEAENFGDSFVFEGILSESVKNQITQAVAAAPWWLPVKGANWKHPNGPDSNITDRQDHPVLHVSWXDAVAYCSWANRRLPTEAEWEYACRGGLKDRLYPWGNNLNPKGLHYANLWQGDFPNHNSAEDGYIQTSPVMSFPANGFGLHDMVGNAWEWTSDWWNVHHTTDQQQNPMGPSSGTDKVKKGGSYMCHKSYCYRYRCAARSQNTPDSAASNLGFRCVSQEKR